The sequence CGGCGGTGTCGCCGTGGGTCAGCCATTCGGCCAGGGTTTGCGGGCTGATTGCTTCGGCCTGCTGCGCGGCAGGAACCGGGGCCTGCCAGGCACCACGCTGGCTGAAATGGGCCGGTTGCAGGTCATCCACCACGAAGACCTCCCAGCCCAACTGCGCCAACCAGGAGGCGGACATATTGGCCCGCACGCCATCGTCGTCCACCAGTACCAGGCGCGCGCCGCGAACGCTGGCCACATGATCGGTTTCCTGCACCAGTTGGCCGCCAGGCGTCGAGCGGGCCGAGGGCAGGTGGCCCGTTTCGAATTCTTCCGGGGTGCGCACATCGAACAGGTAGGTGGTGCGCGACAGCTCCTGTTGCCAGCGGCTCAGGTCGGCGAAGGTGGCGCGGCCAACCTGGGCCTTGTCGGCGACCCGGCGCGCCTCTTGCGCGGCCACTTGGCGATGTTCTTCGCCGGTGGGCAAGAAGCGCCGTGATTGGCCGTGTTGCAGGGTTTGCCCGGCGAGGGTCCAGCCGATGGTGCCGTTGCGCAGGGCGGACACCGGGTTGGGAATACCGGCATTGATCAGCGATTGGGTGCCGATGATGCTGCGGGTACGCCCGGCGCAATTGACGATGATGCGGGTGGCCGGGTCCGGCGCCAGCTCCCGGGCTCGCAGCACCAGTTCGGCCCCCGGTACGCTGATGCTGGAGGGGATGCTCATGGTTTGGTATTCATCGAAACGGCGGGCGTCGAGCACCACCACATCGGCCTCGTTATCCAGCAGCGCCTGAACCTCTTCCGCCGCCAGGGACGGCGTATGGCGTTGGCTTTCCACCAGTTCGCCGAATGCCTTGCTGGGCACGTTGACGTCGATAAACAGCTCACCACCGGCGCTGCGCCAGCCGTCCAGCCCGCCTTCCAGCAGGCTGATCCGGGTGTAGCCGAGTGCCTGCAAACGTTGGGCAGCAATCTCTGCCAGGCCTTCGCCATTGTCATACACGGTGACGGCGGTATCACGGCGCGGAATGCGCGAATACACCTCCAGCTCCAGCTTGGACAACGGGATATTGGCCGCAAACAGCGGATGGGCTTCGGCGAACGGCGCCTCTTCACGCACATCCACGAGGGCCAACTCTTCATGGGCCAGCAGTGCCAGGCGAATCTGGGCGAAGGAGCGGGAGGGTACAGTACTCATAGGGCAGGGCTCTCTTTGGACAAGTCCCAGATATTGGGGAGAAAGGCGTTGGAGTAACCGGAGATAAACAGCTTTTCGCTGCCGTCGGCCTGGTACACCGCGCGGCGTACGGCACCGATATTGGCACCGTAGACGTGGATGCTGATGGACACTTGGTCGTCAAAAGCATTGCTGACCTGGTGGATGTCGCCGATCTTCGGTGACACCGCCTCCACCTGGCCCGGTTCAAGCTGGACCCGCTTGCCCTCCGCGATCAGGACGCCCTGGGCATCACGCCCAAAGCCCTGGGCATATTCGGAACCGCGCAACATGCCGATCAACCCCCACACCCGGTGGTCATGAATCGGCGTGGTCTGCCCCGGCCCCCACACGAAACTGACAATGCTGAAGCGCTGGCGCGAATCGGCATGCAGCAGGTATTGCTGATAGCGCTCGGGGTTGGCCTGGGCGAACTCATCCGGCAGCCAGTCGTCATGGCTGACCAGTTGCGCCAGCAGCTTGCCGCCGCGGTGCAGCAAATCGCCTTCGCGAGGATTGCCGTCGATCAATTCCGCCAGGGCGCCTATGAAGGCTCTGAGTCTTTCCGGGTGTCGGGCCTGGGTCATGGCAGTTCCATCGTCGCAGTGATTGGATTTATCTAAGCATAATGTTCATTGTTAATATGCTATTTTTTAATGATTAGGTTATAGCTGAAAGTAATTTAGAACCGGTTTGAATAGCGTTAGACGTTATCGATAGGCCCTGCGGGCTATCCAGATACCGACAATGGAACTATGCTTTTCCGACATCTTATTGACTGTTCTCTATGTGCGGGCCAAATGAAAATTGACGATATCGATGCCTTTGTCGAAGTGATTCGTTGCCAGTCCATCAGCCATGCCGCCGAGTCGTTGCAACTGACTCAGCCGGCAATTACCCGCCGCGTGCAGAACTTCGAGCAGGCGCTGGGCGTGGAGTTGTTCGACCGCAACACCAAACCCCTCAAGCCTACTTTGATCGGTACTCGGGTTTATGAACAGTGCCGATTGATCCTGCGGGAAATGGATGCCCTGCGCGAGCTGGTGGCTACCGACGCGCCGCCCACCGGGCTGCTGCGCCTGGGCGTGCCGCAAACCATCGGCGATGTGGTGCTGCTGGACGCTCTCAAGCACCTGCGCGGTGAGTACCCCGACTTACGCGCTCAGGTCGTGACCGGGTGGGGCAGTCAACTGGTGGGCAAGATCGAGCGCGGTGAACTGGACGCCGCAGCGGCGCTGTTCCCGGCCGGGAAAATTTTTCCGGACAACATCGTCGGCGAATCCATCGGCAAGATGGAGCTGGTGGTGGTCTGCGCCAAGGCTCAGCTACCCAAGCGCCCGTGCAAGCTGGCTGACGTCTATCAGAATGGCTGGGTGCTCAATCCTGATGGCTGCGGCTTTCGCGCCGGTTTACAGCGCACCTTGTCGGACCAGGGCCTGGCCCTGCGGGTCAATCTGGAGACCTTTGGCACCGAGCTGCAACTGGGCCTGGTGGCGGATGGCCTGGGCCTGGGGTTGGTGCCGCGCCCGCTGCTGGAACGCAGCGCCCACCGTGATCAACTGGCGGTGCTGCCCCTCAAGGATTTCAAGCCGGTAATGGACCTGTGGCTGATCTACCCGCACTTTCTTGGCAACCTGCAAGGGCCGGTGGGTGCGTTTGGCAAACGTGTGGCCGACTCACTGCACAAGGTCCGGGACGCAGCGTGATGATGCGCATGGGACATAAAAAATAATAATAATTAGCTTAGATTAAAATGTGCTTTTTATTATTTTTTGCCTTCCCCTAGGCTGACTGGAGATTTCCAATACCTCCAGGAAGTGTTGCCATGAGCAGTGTCAGTCCGTTATCCAGCGCCTCGAAAAATGTTCGCCAGCGGGTCAGCCCTGAAGAGTGGGAGGTGCGGGTCAAGCTGGCTGCCGCCTATCGATTGGCGGCCTTGTACAAGTGGACCGATCATATCTATACCCACTTCTCCGCACGGGTGCCGGGCCCCGAGGAGCACTTCCTGATCAACGCCTTCGGCTTGTTGTTCGATGAAATCAGCGCCTCCAACCTGGTCAAGGTGGACATCGACGGCACTATCGTTGATGACCCGACGGGCCTTGGCATCAACTACGCCGGCTATGTGATCCACAGTGCCATCCACGCTGCCCGCCCCGACCTGCAAGCGGTGTTGCACACCCACACCCGAGACGGCATTGCAGTGTCGGCGCAAAAGGACGGGTTGCTACCGATTTCCCAGCACTCCATTGGTTTCTCCGGGCGCGTGGCGTATCACGGGTATGAGGGCGTGGCCCTGGACCTGGATGAGCGTGAACGGCTGGTGGCAGACCTAGGCGACAAGAGCGTGATGATCCTGCGTAACCACGGGCTGTTGACGGCTGGCATCAGTGTCGAGCACGCGTTCCAGCAACTGCAGGGGCTGGAGCGCGCCTGTAATATTCAGATCGCGGCGCAGGCGGGCGGGAATGCCGAGTTGATCTTCCCGCCGGCAGAGGTGGTGGCCAAGGTCGAGAAACAGGCCGAGGTCTTCAAGAGCGGGGATGGGCCGGGCGTGACTCGGCATTGGAATGCGCTGATCCGGCAGTTGGAGCGTACGGATACCGACTACAAGGATTGAAGCATTGATCGTTCCCGCGTGAGTGGGAACGATCTGCGTGTCAGGCCGCTTGCTGCTTGCGCTCGGCCACCAGCTGACGGGTCAGTGGAATCAGGCGCTTGCCATAGTCGATTGCATCATTGAGCGGGTCAAAGCCGCGAATCAGGAAGGTGGTGATGCCCAGATCGTAATAGTCGAGCAGGGCCTCGGCCACTTGTTCCGGGGTACCGACCAGTGAGGTGGAGTTACCTTGTGCACCCAACAGGCCGGCGATCCCGGTCCACAAACGCTTATCCAGTCTCGAGCCTTGCGCCGCCGCCGCTAACAGACGACGGGAGCCTTCATTCGGGGGTCCACGTCTTACAAAACCGTTCTTTTCAGCCAGCGCGGTAGCCTGTTGCAGAATGCGCTCGGCACGCTCCCAGGCCAGTTCTTCGGTCTCGGCCAGGATCGGTCGCAACGACAAGCTGAAACGTATAGTTCGTCCATGCTTGGCCGCTTCAGCCCGCACCTGTGTCACCACTTCCCGCACTTGCTCATAGGTTTCGCCCCACAGCGCATACACGTCCGCATGCTTGCCGGCCACGGCGATGGCCGCCGCTGATGATCCACCGAAATACAGCGGGATATGCGGCTGTTGCGGCGACTTGACTGTCGAGTGTGCGCCTTCGACCTGGTAGTAGGTGCCGTCATAGTCGAAGGGTGTCTCGCTGGTCCATTCCTGGCGCACCACGCTCAGGTATTCATCCGTGCGGGCGTAGCGTTCGTCCTTGCCGATGTGGCTGCCATCGGCCCGCAATTCACGGTCGTCGCCACCGGTGATGATGTGCACGGCGGTGCGCCCGCCGTTGAAGACGTCGAGGGTGGTGAACTGCCGGGCGGCCAGCGTGGGCTGGACGAAGCCGGGTCGATGGGCAATCAGGAACTGCAGCTTTTTCGTCACGCTGGCGGCATGGGAGGCGATCAACGTGCTGTCCGGACTATTGGAGTGGAAGGCGATCAGGGCGCGGTCGAAACCGGCCTCTTCGTGGGCGCGGGCGACGGTTTCCACATAGTCGGGCTGCAAGGTCGGGCCGCTGCGGGGATGGATTTCCGAGGCGTGGTGGCCACCGATGTAGCCGATAAATTCAATGCTCATGGTCAGTCCTTGTTGAGAGTGAGGTTAAAGCCTCCACCTGGCAGGGGGTCGGGTATGAGGGTGAAAGTAGGGGCAGCGGCAGGGCCTGTAAAATGCCGTTTTGTTCTATCCTAATTATTAAAATAAAGAATCATACTTATATGTAGATATCAGTAATGTGCATTTTAATCGTATTAGGTTATTCCCAAAAAGAATTTCACTGAGGTTTTTTATGCGAATAGCATGAAACCGCAGCGGCGCTCCTGGCCGTGTTCTTGATGAGGTAGGAAGCCTGATGACTGAAAAGACCCTCAATACCCGTTCGTTTTCCGTCAACAAGGCTGCTCGCCTCACCGGCGATGAAGGCGCGTCACGATTGATCCCCCATTGGGTACGCAACTGGCGCACCCCCGACGTGTTGCTACGCCTGGTCAGCCCGATTGTGCTGTTACTGCTGTGGGAACTGGCCTCCGAGCTGGGGCTGATCCCGCAACGGATCATCGCCGCGCCGTCGCAGATCGGCGGCACGTTGTGGGCGATGATCATCTCCGGTGAGCTGGGCAAGCACCTGTGGGTGTCCCTGCAACGGGCGCTGCTGGGCTTGAGCATAGGCGTCAGTATCGGCGTGGTGGCGGCCTTGATTACCGGCTTGTCCAAGCGCGGCGAGGTGATCCTCGACTCACCGATGCAGATGTTGCGCACTATTCCTTCCTTGGCGCTGGTGCCGTTGTTCATCCTTTGGTTTGGCATTGGCGAGTTCACCAAAATCGCCCTGATTGTCACCGGCACCACGTTTCCGGTGTACCTCAATCTGTTCGCCGGCATCCGCAACATCGACCCCAAGTTGATCGAGGCCGCCAACACGTTGGGCCTCAGTCGTCGCGAGCTGATCTGGCATGTGATTCTGCCGGGCTCCTTGCCTTCGTTTTTTGTCGGCCTGCGCTACTCCCTGGGGATTTCCTGGCTGGCCCTGGTGTTTGTCGAGCAAATCAACACCACCGCCGGCATCGGCTACCTGGCCAGTGATGCCCGGGACTTCATGCGCACCGATGTGATCGTCATCTGCCTGCTGATCTATAGCGTGCTCGGCCTCTTGATCGATGGGCTGATCCGCACCCTGGAACGATTCGCCCTGGCCTGGCGCCCATCTTTTGTGAGGAACTGATATGTCGAGCATTGAACCTTCAGCAGCACCGGTGCAGTTGCGTAATGTGGTGCGCCAATTCGGCCAGCAGCGGGTGATAGATGGCCTGGACCTGGACATCGCCCCCGGCGAGTTCGTCGCCTTGTTGGGCGCCAGCGGTTCCGGCAAGACCACCTTGCTGCGCAGCCTGGCCGGGCTGGACAGTATCGACAGCGGCCAACTACGCGTGCCCAAGGCCCGCGCGGCGGTGTTTCAGGAGCCGCGGTTGATGCCCTGGAAACGCGCCTGGAAAAACGTGACCCTCGGCCTGCGCGTTCCCGATGCCAAGGCCCGCGCCGTGCAAGCCTTGACGGAAGTCGGGCTGGCCCATCGGCTTGAAGCCTATCCGGCGACGCTCTCCGGCGGCGAAGCCCAGCGCGTGGCATTGGCTCGAGGGTTGGTGCGCGAGCCGAAGTTGCTGTTACTGGACGAGCCTTTTGCGGCTCTGGACGCGTTGACTCGAATCAAGATGCATAGGTTGATCATCGAGTTGTGGCGCAAGCACACGCCAGCCGTACTGCTGGTGACCCACGACGTTGATGAGGCGATCCTGCTGGCGGACCGCGTGATTGTCCTGGCCAATGGCAAGATTGCCGAGCAGTTGAGTATCGACTTGCCTCGGTCACGAGATACCGGCCAGGAAGGTTTCCAGGCGATCCGGGCACGCTTGCTGAGCCTGTTGGGGGTTGAGGTGGACGCCCCGGCACAGGTCGCGCAAGCCGCAGCCGCTAGCGTCCGGCGGTTTGCCCATGCTTGAGTTCAAAACGTTAATGCTGCTGGGTACCGTGCTGTTGTTAGTCGGTTGCGATAAAGCGGTGGAGGCCCCCAAGTCTTCATCGGAGTTGTCCGGTGTGACCTTGATCCTCGGCGATCAAGCCAAAGGTTTGCGCACGGTGGTGGAGGCCGCCAATGCCCTGGAAGGCATCGATTACAAGGTCCAATGGGCCAATTTCCAGGGTGCCGCACCGCTGTTCGAAGCCTTGCGCGCCGGAGCGGTAGACCTGGGGCCTGCCGGCGACACACCGGTTCTGGCTGCGGCCACTGGCGGCACGCCTTTGCGCATTGTTGCGGTGCGTCGCAGCCAATCCCGAGGGATTGCGATCCTGGTACCGCCGGATTCACCGATTCGCACCGTGGCCGACCTGAAAGAACGCAATGTGGTGGTGTCATCGGCCCGAGGCAGTATTTCCCAGTACCTGTTGATTCGTGCCCTGGCCAATGCCGGGGTGGATGAGCAGGACGTCAAGGTCGGCTTTGTGCTGCCCACCGACGCACTGCCGGCTTTCAATGCCGGGAAGATCGACGCCTGGGCCACCTTCGGTGTGTATCAAGCGTTCGCCGAGCAGGAGGGCGCGCGGGTACTGATCAGCGGCGAAGGGATCAATACCGGGTTGACCTTTATCACCGCCTCCGACGAAGTGCTCGCCGATCCACTTAAGCGCAAGGCCCTCAGCGACCTGTTGCAGCGCTTCGCCAAGGCCTTCGAATGGGCCCGGCAGAACCCCGGGGAATACGCCCGGGTGTTTGCCAAGGTCAACGATATCCCCCTTGAGGTTTCTCAGCTGTTGCGCAGTTGGGGTGATGAGTCGCTGCTGCCGGTAGAGGCCCGGGATGTGCAGGCGCTGCAGCAGGTGGATGATTTGTTCGTGGAGAAGAAGATTTTTCCGCATCGGGTGGAGGTGCAGAAATTGACGGACACCGAGGTGTTTACGCCGCAATGATCCTGGGAGGAGGGGCAGTTTTCGCCACAAAGTGCGACCGTAGATAACGTTGTATTTTGCCGGGGCCTGGGGTCTCATAGACGCCGGAAAAAACCGGGAAGGAATAAACATTGATGAGGGCTGAACTTGCGCAATATGGCGGTATTACCGTCATGATTCCGGCTGCGTTGGTGATCGCCGTCTGGTTGTGGCACTCCCGTCCCCAGGCGCTGAAGTGGTGGGGGGTGACAATCGCTTGCACCTACTCGATCGTGGCGCTCAGCAAGGTGTTGTTCAAGGGCTGGGGCGTGTCCATCCAGTCTCTCGATCTTGCCGTGATCAGCGGTCACGCCATGAACACCTCGCTGATGGTCACGGTGGCGCTGAGCCTGGTGGCACGTCGGATCAACCCCGACTGGCGCTGGCCGGCAGCAGTCGGCGGCGTGTTAATCAGTGGATGGTTCAGTGCGTTTTGCGTCGCGCCCACGGTTCATCCGCTCAATGAGGCCCTGGCGGGTTGCGTGTTGGGGGTGGGCGCCGCGATAGTGTTTCTATGGCGACTTGAGATGGTCGATGTCCGGGTTTCCCCGTCGTTGATCGGTGGTGGCATTGTTATTCTGTTGCTGAGTGCACTGCTGCCCAAATACAACGCCGAGAAGCTGCTCAACCATGTGGCCGTTACGGTCTCAGGTGCGGACCAGGCCCATCAGGAGCCTGTGTGGCGAGAATCGCCTGAGCGCTGAACGGGGTCTTCGCCCGCAAAGGCAATGGTTGCCTGACCGTCCAGTGGGATGGGGGCACTTGCGCCGATGCGATCTGCCAGGTAACGCGCCGGCGGTTTGCCCACGGCTTTACGGAACATGGTGATAAAGCCGCTCGCGTTTTCGTAGCCCAGGTCCAGGGCCACTGCCTGTACGCTTTCGCCCCTGGCCAGGCGTTGCAGCGACAGGATCACGTGCAACTGCCGGCGCCAGCGGCCAAAACTCAAGCCAATTTCCTCCTGCAACAGTCGGGTCATGCTGCGTTCGCTCATGCCGATGCGCACGGCCCACTTGTCGAGGGTCGCCTTGTCGCTCGGGTCGGCCAGCAAGCTGTTGGCCAGGCGCTTTAGCCGAGGGTCCCGGGGCATGGGCAAGTGTAGGGCTTCGATCGGGGCCTGGGCCAGTTCATCCAATAACGTGGATAGCAAGCGTCCCTGGGGGCCGTCGATCTCATACAGCTGCGGGAAACTGACGGTCTTGCCGATCAACTCATGCAGCAGCGCCGATACCGACAAGGTGCAACAGTGGTGGGGCAGGGCGTTGGCAGCACCGGGCTCGATCAGCAGGCAATAGACCTGCGCCTCTCCAGAGCCACGGGCAGCATGGGAAATGCCGCCGGGAATCCACAGTGCGCATTGGGGCGGTACGATCCAGATGCCTTCTTCGATGTCGCAATGAATCACCCCCCGCAAGGTGTACATCAACTGCCCCCGGCGATGCTGGTGTTGAGCATGTTCCCAGCGTTCGGCGTCGCTGGAGGCGCCTGCGGCGACGACCGCACGGGGGACGGCATCGACGTCTTTTGCCAGCAGCGGGTCATGGAGTTCAAGGCGGTGCTTCATGGGGGGATTCGCTGGTGGCTGGAATGCGAAATAGTTTGGCTATTCTGTGCAATGCCGTCCAGGGGTGAGCTGATTATAGTTGGGAACCAATCTCATTAGAGGGTTCTGCCATGCAACTCGACAGCTCAACATTTCCTGTGGTGAAAATTGATTTCGACGCCCCGGCCGGCCCAGGTGCAGAGGACGTATTTGTGACGTTCAGTCGCTTGTTGGAGCGGCAGCAACCGTTCCTGTTGCTGCACGACAAAGCCGTGGATGAAACCGCCCATGAGCACTCCCACGAAGAGCGCAAACAAGCCTCGATCTGGATGAAGAAGAACAAACCGGCCCTGTGCACCTTCGTCAAAGGCATGATCCAGGTTGAGCCGAGTGCGGCCAAGCGCCTTGCGCTCAAGCCGTTTGCCGCAACTTTTGGCAAGGCGTGGGGGTATCCGTTACTGGTAGTGGAGTCCAAGGAACGAGCCTGGACACTGGCGCGGGATGTACTGGATGGTGAGGTTTCGGACGTGGCGCATTTCTAGCGTCGACCACCTTATTGATGAGTGGGCAGGGCTGCCGTGCTGCCGCGTAAGGCGAGCTCAAACGGCAACACCACATGACGCTGTGGCAGCGACGTTTTCTCGATCAGCGCGATGAGCATTTCGACGGCTGTGCGGCCAAACATTTCCGCTGGCTGGGCGATGGTGGTCAGCGGCGGGTCGCAGTAGGCGGCGAAGGGAATGTCATCAAAACCCACCAGCGAAATATCCTGCGGCACACGCAAGCCCTGTTGTTTGATGCGCTTTAACGCACCAATGGCCATTTCATCGTTCTCGCAGAAGAGGGCGGTAGGGCGGCCGGGTAGTTCCAACATCATACCCGCACCGTCGAACCCGGCCTGCAAGGTAAAGTCCCCGTGGCAGATGAGGACCGGGTCACGCGGGATACCCGCAGCCAACAAGGCGTCTTCATAACCGGCCACGCGATCTTGGGTCAGGGGGCTGCTTTTCGGGCCTTTGACCAAGCCGATGCGACGGTGGCCCAAGTCGATCAAATGCTGGGTCATGGCCCTTGCCGCGCCGCGATTATCCAGGCTGATGGTGGGGTGGCGGCCGTTCTGGATCACCTCGCAGGCATTGACCAGGGGCGGTGAGTCCGTGCAATCGGTAAAGGGATCGTATGCCCGCAGTTGAATCACGCCATCAGCCTGATGGGCGTAGACCAGCTCGGCGAACTGCTTTTCGATTTCTGCCTGGCCTTGGGTGTCGCACAACAGCAGCCGATAACCCGCCGCTTGTGCCGCTTGCTGTGCACCGCTGATGACCCGGGCGAAAAACGTGTTGGCAATCGCCGGTACCAGGATCACCAGGTTACCGGTGCGCCGGGAGCGAAACTGCACCGCCATACGGTTAGGCCGGTAACCGGTCTGTTCCACGGCGGCGTTGACCTTGTCTCGGGTCTCGGGGAGTACACGTTCGGGGGAGGCCAGGGTTCTGGATACGGTGGCCACCGAGACACCGGCCAGGCGCGCGACTTCACGAATATTGGACAAGGCAACCTCACTATCAGAGCAGCAGCCGGCGAGCTTACCGCAGTCGGGTCATGGCAGAAACGCCGATGTCTTCCATTCAGGGTTTGACACTGCATGTAACTGGGCTTAGATTTTGTGTGATGTAACCGGTTACATCATGATCGAAAATCGTCTGAAAAGAGAAGACTTGTCATGAATGCTGCTGTGCCAAAAATAAGAATGGGCTTTGTTGGAGGCGGCGAGGGGGCGTTTATCGGCCAGGCCCACCGCCAGGCTGCCGGGCTGGCTGGCCGTTTTGAGCTGGTGTGCGGCGCTTTCAGCCGCGACCCAGACAACAACCGCGACACCGGTGCCACATTGGGTTTGCCCGCATCCCGCTGTTACAACGATTGGCAGCACATGCTGACGGCAGAACAGGCGCTGCCCGTTGAACAGCGTATGGAGTTGCTGGTCATCGTCACCCCCAATCATTTGCACGTCCCCATCGCCACTCAGGCGTTACAACAGGGCTTCCACGTGTTCAGTGAAAAACCCGCCGCACTTAACCTCGCCGAAGTCCGGGCGCTGGCAGAGGTGGTGAACAGCAGCCCCGGCCTCTATGGCCTGGCCCATACCTACCTGGGCTATCCGATGGTTTGGCAGGCTCGGGACATGGTGCGCAGGGGTGTCATTGGTGCGCTGCGCAAAGTCATCGTCGAATACCCCCAGGGCTGGCTGAGCCAGGACGTGGCCGGGCAGGGCAATAAGCAAGCGAGTTGGCGCGATCAGCCCGAGCAGTCGGGGCTGGGTGGTTGCATTGGCGATATCGGCACTCACGCCTTTTCCCTGGCGGAATTTGTCGCCGACCAACCGATTGAACAGGTCTGCGCCAGCCTGGGTACCCACGTGCCCGGCCGGCAACTGGATGATGACGCGGCCATGCTGTTCAAAATGGCCTCCGGTGCCAGCGGTGTACTGATCGCCAGCCAGGTTTGCGCCGGCGAAGAAAACCCGCTGAAGATCCGCCTCTATGGTGAAAACGGCGGCCTGGAATGGCGCCAGGAAGAACCGGCCAGCCTGATCCACCGTTCCCTCGACCAGCCCTTGCGTATCCTGCGCTCCGGTGTCGGCCAGCCTTGGTTGTGCGACGCAGCTCTGCAACGCATGCGCTTACCCCCGGGGCATCCCGAGGGTTACCTGGAAGCCATGGCCAACCTCTACGGTGACTTCGCCACTGCCATTCGCCAAGGCACCGAGGCTGTCGGCGTGCCCGGTATTGAAGTGGGCGTGCGCGGCCTGGCCTTTGTCGAAGCCGTGATCGCCAACCATCGCGGCGACGCGAAGTGGACGACATTGGCCTGCAACCCATGAAGGAGATCGCCTCGATGAACCCAGGAATGCGCGGCCCCGGCATTTTTCTCGCTCAGTTCATATCGACTGAAGCCCCTTTCGACACGTTGGCCAACATCGCCCAATGGGCAGCCTCCCAAGGCTATAAGGCGATTCAGTTGCCGACCCTCGGCACCCAATACATTGACCTGGCCCGCGCCGCTGAAAGCCAAGACTACTGCGATGAAATCAAGGCGGTCTGCGCGCAGGCCGGCGTAGAAATCAGCGAGCTGTCGACTCACCTGCAAGGCCAACTCGTCGCGGTGCACCCGGCCTTCGATACCTTGTTCGATGACTTCGCCCCGGCTCACCTGCGTGGCCAACCCCTGGCTCGCACCGAGTGGGCCATCGACCAATTGAAGCTGGCCGCCCGTGCCAGCCAGCGCCTGGGTTTAAAAGCCCACGCGACGTTCTCCGGCGCGCTGCTCTGGCCGTATATTTACCCTTGGCCACAACGCCCCAGCGGGTTGGTGGCGCAAGGTTTTGCCGAGTTGGCCAAGCGCTGGTTGCCGATCCTCGATTGCTTCGATGCGGCCGGTGTCGACCTCTGCTACGAAATCCATCCTGGCGAAGACCTGCACGACGGGGCGTCCTTCGAGCGCTTCCTCGAAGCCGTCGATTTCCACCCTCGCGCGAATATTCTCTATGACCCCAGCCACCTGCTGTTGCAGCAAATGGACTACCTGGGGTTTATCGACCGCTACCACGAGCGCATCCGTATGTTCCACGTCAAGGACGCCGAGTTCCGTCCCGATGCGCGCTCTGGTGTGTATGGCGGCTATCAAGGCTGGGTCGAGCGCCCCGGCCGTTTTCGCTCCCTGGGCGATGGCCAGATCGATTTCAAATCGATTTTCAGCAAACTCACCCAATACGACTTCAGCGGCTGGGCGGTGCTGGAATGGGAATGTTGCCTGAAGGATGCACAGCAAGGCGCGGCAGAAGGCGCGGCGTTCATCCGGCAGCACATGATTTGCAAGACCACCAAGGCCTTTGACGATTTCGCCGGTGTGACGTCCAGCGAACAGGTCAATCGACGGCTGCTCGGCCTGCCCGACGCCTGAACACAGCGTTGTTTACCAAAATAACAATAAAACGGTG is a genomic window of Pseudomonas sp. ADAK18 containing:
- a CDS encoding cysteine dioxygenase; this encodes MTQARHPERLRAFIGALAELIDGNPREGDLLHRGGKLLAQLVSHDDWLPDEFAQANPERYQQYLLHADSRQRFSIVSFVWGPGQTTPIHDHRVWGLIGMLRGSEYAQGFGRDAQGVLIAEGKRVQLEPGQVEAVSPKIGDIHQVSNAFDDQVSISIHVYGANIGAVRRAVYQADGSEKLFISGYSNAFLPNIWDLSKESPAL
- a CDS encoding class II aldolase/adducin family protein, with the protein product MSSVSPLSSASKNVRQRVSPEEWEVRVKLAAAYRLAALYKWTDHIYTHFSARVPGPEEHFLINAFGLLFDEISASNLVKVDIDGTIVDDPTGLGINYAGYVIHSAIHAARPDLQAVLHTHTRDGIAVSAQKDGLLPISQHSIGFSGRVAYHGYEGVALDLDERERLVADLGDKSVMILRNHGLLTAGISVEHAFQQLQGLERACNIQIAAQAGGNAELIFPPAEVVAKVEKQAEVFKSGDGPGVTRHWNALIRQLERTDTDYKD
- a CDS encoding ABC transporter ATP-binding protein, producing MSSIEPSAAPVQLRNVVRQFGQQRVIDGLDLDIAPGEFVALLGASGSGKTTLLRSLAGLDSIDSGQLRVPKARAAVFQEPRLMPWKRAWKNVTLGLRVPDAKARAVQALTEVGLAHRLEAYPATLSGGEAQRVALARGLVREPKLLLLDEPFAALDALTRIKMHRLIIELWRKHTPAVLLVTHDVDEAILLADRVIVLANGKIAEQLSIDLPRSRDTGQEGFQAIRARLLSLLGVEVDAPAQVAQAAAASVRRFAHA
- a CDS encoding ABC transporter permease, which encodes MTEKTLNTRSFSVNKAARLTGDEGASRLIPHWVRNWRTPDVLLRLVSPIVLLLLWELASELGLIPQRIIAAPSQIGGTLWAMIISGELGKHLWVSLQRALLGLSIGVSIGVVAALITGLSKRGEVILDSPMQMLRTIPSLALVPLFILWFGIGEFTKIALIVTGTTFPVYLNLFAGIRNIDPKLIEAANTLGLSRRELIWHVILPGSLPSFFVGLRYSLGISWLALVFVEQINTTAGIGYLASDARDFMRTDVIVICLLIYSVLGLLIDGLIRTLERFALAWRPSFVRN
- a CDS encoding rhodanese-related sulfurtransferase — encoded protein: MSTVPSRSFAQIRLALLAHEELALVDVREEAPFAEAHPLFAANIPLSKLELEVYSRIPRRDTAVTVYDNGEGLAEIAAQRLQALGYTRISLLEGGLDGWRSAGGELFIDVNVPSKAFGELVESQRHTPSLAAEEVQALLDNEADVVVLDARRFDEYQTMSIPSSISVPGAELVLRARELAPDPATRIIVNCAGRTRSIIGTQSLINAGIPNPVSALRNGTIGWTLAGQTLQHGQSRRFLPTGEEHRQVAAQEARRVADKAQVGRATFADLSRWQQELSRTTYLFDVRTPEEFETGHLPSARSTPGGQLVQETDHVASVRGARLVLVDDDGVRANMSASWLAQLGWEVFVVDDLQPAHFSQRGAWQAPVPAAQQAEAISPQTLAEWLTHGDTAVLDFTSSANYVKRHIPGAWWALRGQLAQALGNVPSAQRYVLTCGSSQLARLAVAEVEAITGKQVFLLKDGTASWIAAQLPLEEGESHLASPRIDRYRRPYEGTDNPREAMQAYLDWEFGLVDQLARDGTHGFFVI
- a CDS encoding LysR family transcriptional regulator; this encodes MKIDDIDAFVEVIRCQSISHAAESLQLTQPAITRRVQNFEQALGVELFDRNTKPLKPTLIGTRVYEQCRLILREMDALRELVATDAPPTGLLRLGVPQTIGDVVLLDALKHLRGEYPDLRAQVVTGWGSQLVGKIERGELDAAAALFPAGKIFPDNIVGESIGKMELVVVCAKAQLPKRPCKLADVYQNGWVLNPDGCGFRAGLQRTLSDQGLALRVNLETFGTELQLGLVADGLGLGLVPRPLLERSAHRDQLAVLPLKDFKPVMDLWLIYPHFLGNLQGPVGAFGKRVADSLHKVRDAA
- a CDS encoding LLM class flavin-dependent oxidoreductase; translated protein: MSIEFIGYIGGHHASEIHPRSGPTLQPDYVETVARAHEEAGFDRALIAFHSNSPDSTLIASHAASVTKKLQFLIAHRPGFVQPTLAARQFTTLDVFNGGRTAVHIITGGDDRELRADGSHIGKDERYARTDEYLSVVRQEWTSETPFDYDGTYYQVEGAHSTVKSPQQPHIPLYFGGSSAAAIAVAGKHADVYALWGETYEQVREVVTQVRAEAAKHGRTIRFSLSLRPILAETEELAWERAERILQQATALAEKNGFVRRGPPNEGSRRLLAAAAQGSRLDKRLWTGIAGLLGAQGNSTSLVGTPEQVAEALLDYYDLGITTFLIRGFDPLNDAIDYGKRLIPLTRQLVAERKQQAA